In the genome of Hymenobacter taeanensis, one region contains:
- a CDS encoding pseudouridine synthase → MGKQHNSGETPGRSGRSSYRPSGSSSSPEGFRKSGGAGRNRDDRPTGGNPRFGDAPRGNSYGGPKKFGNSGSGFGGPKKFNSTGGNGGFNRGGEGRPSGGGSRPYGNREYGNDRPQRSFDRDAPRRFDDRREGRFERDNDRRDERPARAYEPKANWPGQPYRQEGKPTVPRGGAGERNRKFNKKSPFEQDAPQADRFQPREEPAAPTRDYGSGPDREIRPARPFDFRGRPDELDSEERAPRREGFAPREERSEPRREGGFSQRPYGERKEGGFGGGSFGEKRTARPSSFNADRRDERPARPGSFGDRDNRGAGEKRFNDRREERPARPYGDRSERTTNKRTGRELDSNQAGKRKWGEVAGQAPDYKNLKFYEEDKTRGNKRRREEDDSQNDETRLNRYIANAGICSRREADSLIAAGEIKVNGEVITEMGYKVKPTDTVQYGKTNLNREKLVYVLLNKPKDFITTTEDPEGRRTVMELVAGASKERIFPVGRLDRNTTGLILFTNDGEVAQKLSHPSHRNKKIYQVELDKPLTEEHLGQIAAGLELEDGRVEVDDVAVVAGNPHFVGIEIHIGRNRIVRRIFEHLGYDVVSLDRVQYAGLTKKDLPRGKWRFLSEKEVIRLKYFM, encoded by the coding sequence ATGGGTAAGCAACACAACTCCGGCGAAACGCCAGGCCGCAGCGGCCGCTCAAGTTATCGTCCTTCGGGCAGCTCCAGCAGCCCTGAGGGCTTCCGCAAATCTGGTGGCGCGGGTCGCAACCGCGACGACCGCCCCACCGGCGGTAACCCACGCTTTGGCGACGCCCCCCGTGGCAACAGCTACGGCGGCCCCAAGAAATTTGGCAACAGTGGCTCTGGCTTTGGCGGGCCCAAGAAGTTTAACTCAACGGGAGGCAATGGGGGCTTTAACCGCGGCGGCGAAGGCCGGCCCAGCGGTGGCGGCTCTCGCCCATATGGTAACCGTGAGTACGGCAACGACCGCCCCCAACGGTCTTTTGACCGCGATGCCCCGCGCCGTTTTGATGACCGCCGCGAAGGTCGCTTTGAGCGTGATAATGACCGCCGTGATGAGCGGCCGGCCCGCGCCTATGAGCCCAAGGCTAACTGGCCTGGCCAGCCTTACCGCCAGGAAGGCAAGCCCACCGTACCCCGTGGCGGAGCTGGGGAGCGTAACCGCAAGTTTAACAAGAAAAGCCCCTTCGAGCAGGATGCCCCGCAGGCTGACCGCTTCCAGCCGCGTGAAGAGCCAGCGGCTCCTACCCGCGACTATGGCAGTGGCCCTGACCGGGAGATACGTCCTGCTCGTCCGTTCGATTTCCGTGGCCGCCCCGATGAGCTAGACTCGGAAGAGCGGGCACCCCGCCGCGAAGGCTTTGCTCCGCGGGAAGAGCGCTCGGAGCCGCGCCGCGAGGGCGGCTTTAGCCAGCGCCCTTACGGTGAGCGGAAAGAAGGTGGCTTTGGTGGTGGCAGCTTCGGAGAGAAGCGCACCGCCCGCCCCAGCAGCTTCAACGCTGACCGCCGCGATGAACGGCCCGCTAGGCCAGGTAGCTTCGGTGACCGGGACAACCGCGGGGCCGGTGAGAAGCGTTTCAACGACCGTCGGGAAGAACGCCCAGCCCGGCCTTATGGCGACCGTTCGGAGCGCACGACCAACAAGCGTACCGGCCGCGAGTTAGACTCGAACCAGGCTGGCAAGCGCAAGTGGGGAGAGGTAGCCGGCCAGGCTCCCGACTATAAGAATCTGAAGTTCTATGAGGAAGACAAAACCCGCGGCAACAAGCGCCGTCGGGAAGAGGACGACTCGCAGAATGATGAGACGCGCCTGAACCGCTACATCGCCAATGCAGGCATCTGCTCGCGCCGGGAAGCCGACTCGCTGATTGCAGCCGGTGAGATTAAAGTGAACGGAGAAGTAATAACCGAGATGGGTTACAAAGTGAAGCCCACCGATACGGTGCAGTATGGCAAGACCAACCTCAACCGTGAGAAATTGGTATACGTGCTGCTCAATAAGCCCAAAGACTTTATCACCACCACGGAGGATCCAGAAGGCCGCCGGACGGTGATGGAGCTGGTGGCAGGTGCTTCCAAAGAGCGTATTTTCCCCGTAGGCCGCCTTGACCGCAACACCACGGGCCTGATCCTCTTCACCAATGATGGTGAGGTGGCGCAGAAGCTTTCGCACCCATCGCACCGCAACAAGAAAATTTACCAGGTAGAGCTCGATAAGCCTTTGACCGAAGAGCACCTTGGGCAGATTGCTGCTGGCTTGGAGCTGGAAGATGGGAGAGTAGAGGTAGATGACGTAGCTGTAGTAGCCGGCAATCCACACTTCGTGGGCATTGAAATCCACATTGGCCGGAACCGCATTGTGCGCCGCATCTTTGAGCACTTAGGATACGATGTAGTTTCTCTGGACCGGGTGCAGTACGCTGGCCTGACCAAGAAAGACCTGCCCCGTGGTAAATGGCGCTTCCTTTCTGAGAAAGAAGTAATTCGTCTGAAGTATTTTATGTAA
- a CDS encoding type III pantothenate kinase gives MRTFSLDIGNTAVKYGCFQEDVLVETATHQTPDQVRAALKRLQPEHAIVASVAEPTAAWAAELQALLPGLALEFLPATTPLPIQNGYATPQTLGADRLAAAVGAAWLLPGRNVLIVDAGTAIKCDLVEAAGIFRGGSISPGLAMRFQALHTFTGRLPLVERPADPTLPITLTGDDTLSAIRSGVLNGAAAEVRGMVEEYRAHYPGLAVVLAGGDAAFFHARLKGSIFVIPELVLMGLHRILVHHVST, from the coding sequence TTGCGTACCTTTTCCCTAGATATTGGCAACACGGCTGTGAAGTATGGATGCTTCCAGGAGGATGTGCTGGTGGAAACGGCCACGCATCAAACGCCAGATCAGGTGCGGGCAGCACTTAAGCGTTTGCAGCCCGAACACGCCATTGTGGCCTCGGTGGCAGAACCTACTGCTGCTTGGGCAGCTGAGTTGCAAGCATTGCTACCTGGCCTAGCACTGGAGTTTCTCCCGGCTACCACCCCGCTTCCCATCCAGAATGGGTATGCCACGCCGCAGACGCTGGGCGCCGACCGGCTGGCGGCGGCCGTAGGCGCGGCGTGGCTGTTACCAGGCCGCAACGTGCTCATTGTGGATGCTGGCACCGCCATTAAGTGCGACTTAGTGGAAGCGGCGGGTATTTTCCGGGGTGGAAGCATCTCGCCGGGTTTGGCCATGCGGTTTCAGGCCTTGCACACGTTTACCGGCCGCCTGCCGTTAGTAGAGCGGCCCGCTGACCCTACATTACCTATTACCCTCACCGGCGACGACACTTTGTCGGCGATACGAAGCGGCGTGCTGAACGGCGCGGCGGCAGAAGTCAGGGGAATGGTGGAGGAATATCGAGCTCACTACCCGGGCCTGGCGGTGGTCTTGGCCGGGGGCGATGCGGCTTTTTTCCATGCCCGGCTGAAAGGCTCTATCTTTGTCATACCGGAGCTCGTGCTAATGGGGCTTCACCGAATTTTAGTACACCATGTCTCAACCTAA
- a CDS encoding outer membrane protein transport protein gives MSQPNFAGLAGGLSLLGLLAASSVHGQGLGNSPYSRLGLGDANSNLGGVRQLSMGGVGIAAPNNVNVNELNPALLFYTSRTTFEAGYSAQVKTLRNAVSSQRTGSANLGYLALSLPINSRWAGAVGLKPYSTVDYESNTTATVEGEPTALAQNQYKGSGGLAEAYTSHAVKIAKGLTLGASAGYVFGSIDQQAGTVILSSTSTTSNTDRNIYLQHVHYSDFTFRGAAHYRGKITDKVNFNLGGVYSFQSNIDGERTISLNRETIEGVAVSSLQVETEKKGKATVPALTQVGISLDNNKNWSVNLDGSRQEWSKFRAFNEAGGSSGVLLSDTYRVGLGGELTPDATAVDNYFSRVTYRMGLNMAQLPYRPGGKTLYDRSVSWGFALPLPTATPLEATTISLGFQYGQRGNTDSRTLADGNVERNVKENYVKMQLGVTLNNRWFLKRKIE, from the coding sequence ATGTCTCAACCTAATTTCGCCGGCCTCGCTGGTGGTCTTTCGCTGCTCGGCCTCCTGGCAGCTTCGTCGGTACACGGGCAGGGCCTCGGGAACTCGCCGTATTCACGCCTCGGCCTCGGCGATGCGAACAGCAACCTGGGCGGCGTCCGGCAGCTGAGCATGGGCGGAGTAGGTATTGCCGCTCCCAACAATGTTAACGTCAACGAGCTAAACCCAGCCCTGCTGTTCTATACTTCTCGTACTACGTTTGAGGCAGGCTACTCGGCTCAGGTAAAAACCCTGCGCAACGCAGTTAGCTCCCAGCGAACAGGCTCTGCCAACTTAGGCTACCTGGCATTATCACTACCAATTAACAGCCGGTGGGCTGGTGCTGTAGGCCTCAAACCCTACAGCACCGTTGATTACGAATCGAACACTACGGCCACGGTAGAGGGTGAGCCGACTGCATTAGCGCAGAACCAGTACAAGGGCAGCGGTGGCCTGGCAGAAGCATATACCAGCCACGCGGTTAAGATTGCCAAGGGGCTTACCCTGGGGGCCTCAGCAGGCTATGTTTTTGGCAGCATTGATCAGCAGGCAGGCACCGTAATCCTTAGCTCAACTTCTACTACCTCAAACACCGACCGCAACATTTATCTGCAGCATGTGCATTACTCCGACTTTACGTTTCGGGGGGCGGCGCACTACCGGGGCAAGATTACGGATAAAGTGAATTTCAACTTAGGTGGGGTATATAGCTTCCAGTCTAACATCGATGGCGAGCGGACTATTTCGCTGAACCGTGAGACCATAGAAGGAGTGGCGGTTTCTTCGCTGCAGGTTGAGACCGAAAAGAAGGGCAAAGCTACCGTGCCTGCTCTAACGCAGGTAGGCATCAGCCTCGACAACAACAAAAATTGGAGCGTGAACCTCGATGGCTCACGGCAGGAGTGGTCGAAGTTCCGGGCCTTCAACGAGGCCGGCGGCTCTTCGGGCGTGCTGCTCAGCGACACCTACCGGGTAGGCCTGGGCGGTGAGCTAACCCCCGATGCCACCGCGGTAGACAATTACTTTAGCCGGGTAACCTACCGCATGGGCCTGAACATGGCTCAACTGCCTTACCGGCCCGGTGGCAAAACACTCTATGATCGTTCCGTGAGCTGGGGGTTTGCCTTACCGCTGCCTACTGCCACTCCGCTTGAGGCTACAACTATCAGTCTGGGCTTCCAGTATGGGCAGCGCGGCAACACCGACTCTCGTACGCTGGCCGATGGCAACGTAGAGCGTAACGTAAAGGAAAACTACGTGAAGATGCAGTTGGGCGTAACGCTCAACAACCGCTGGTTCCTGAAGCGCAAGATTGAGTAA
- the lptC gene encoding LPS export ABC transporter periplasmic protein LptC gives MKRLGKQLLAYSLVVGGLMSCQKQEEEIQKKKVKYEGPMLETTNVLTLMSDSAQLRLRLKAPLEQIFENGDQVYPKGVNLTFLAKDGSTVVNTIKGNYGKLDKTKNLYIVRGDVQVTNVEKQQRMNTEEAFYDKNRALIYTEKETEVRVTTPTERLTGRGLTANQDFSRYTIMTPTGVFAVDPTATAPATKAPESNR, from the coding sequence ATGAAACGGCTGGGAAAACAACTACTGGCCTACAGTCTGGTAGTTGGCGGACTGATGAGCTGTCAGAAGCAGGAGGAGGAAATTCAGAAGAAAAAGGTCAAGTATGAAGGGCCCATGTTGGAAACAACCAACGTGCTCACCCTCATGAGCGACTCAGCCCAACTGCGCCTGCGGCTGAAGGCCCCGCTGGAGCAGATTTTTGAGAATGGCGACCAGGTGTATCCTAAAGGGGTAAACCTCACTTTTCTCGCTAAGGATGGCAGCACAGTAGTAAACACCATCAAGGGCAACTACGGCAAGCTGGATAAAACCAAAAACCTCTACATCGTGCGGGGTGATGTGCAGGTCACCAACGTAGAGAAGCAGCAGCGGATGAACACCGAAGAAGCGTTCTACGACAAAAACAGAGCACTGATTTACACGGAGAAAGAAACGGAAGTGCGCGTTACGACGCCCACAGAAAGGCTTACTGGCCGCGGCCTGACTGCCAACCAGGATTTTTCACGCTACACTATCATGACTCCTACGGGGGTATTTGCCGTTGACCCTACCGCAACTGCCCCGGCTACCAAAGCCCCTGAATCAAACCGTTAA
- a CDS encoding peptidylprolyl isomerase, protein MALINTIREKSGWAVGAIIIGLLLFMLGGDFLYGRNSLFGGNDRVVGEVAGEKVEYEDFNAALEQAKQGFIAQQGRQPDENAMGYLRDQAWNQILYRIAFQKEFDKLGLKVSDEELTDMVQGENPHPSIRQAFTDPQTGQFDRMKVIEYLRNLDKMPPQNQDAFRSFEANLSPERLAIKYNNLIKQSTYVTSAEAKRFDEAQNTKASLRYLLVPYFTVSDSSVKVTDEQIQAYIDKNKGRYKVEDGRDIEYVTIPVSASVEDSAAVRKNIDELATQFTTAPNDSLFVKLNSDQPFNGAYLSPADMPEKLRNQLPLQVGKVYGPFAENGTYSLFKVMNQKAGAQAAARASHILIKPEGTTPEADAAAKAKATDILNKIKGGADFAAMARQYGTDGTTATGGDLGWFQEGRMVPEFEKAVFGATSTGLLPAPVKTSFGYHIIKITAPKTTQTYQVAAVQKSIQPTDATRDAAYQKAQQLKGEAADIKSFRDAVAKDKSVQKVEAKGIGRGDQSVNNLQGARQLVRWAYGVNPEGGAETKIGDVSEVFEIGDQYVIAVLTGERNKGTADVASVKPEVSALVRNDLKAEQIIKKLNASKGTLEQIAQAYGSNAQVKTADNVTLGTGLLPGLGNEPLAVGKAFGLKPGQKSAPFQGEQGVLIVEPVSVQKPTTNTDVKAVRQQLTAQRTARADGLIYEAVKAHANVKDNRTKFF, encoded by the coding sequence ATGGCATTAATTAACACGATTCGCGAAAAATCGGGCTGGGCAGTCGGGGCCATTATCATTGGCCTACTGCTCTTCATGCTGGGGGGAGACTTCCTTTATGGTCGCAACAGTCTTTTTGGTGGCAATGACCGCGTAGTAGGCGAAGTAGCCGGTGAGAAGGTGGAGTACGAAGACTTCAATGCTGCCTTGGAGCAGGCCAAGCAGGGGTTCATTGCCCAGCAAGGCCGCCAGCCCGACGAAAATGCCATGGGCTACCTGCGGGACCAGGCTTGGAACCAGATCCTGTACCGGATTGCCTTTCAGAAAGAGTTTGATAAGCTAGGCCTGAAGGTTTCAGATGAGGAACTCACCGATATGGTGCAGGGCGAAAATCCTCACCCCAGCATTCGTCAGGCTTTCACCGATCCGCAGACTGGTCAGTTTGATCGGATGAAGGTTATCGAGTACCTGCGCAACCTCGACAAGATGCCCCCCCAGAACCAGGATGCCTTCCGCTCGTTTGAAGCCAACCTGAGCCCCGAGCGTCTGGCTATCAAGTATAATAACCTGATCAAGCAGAGCACCTACGTAACCTCCGCCGAAGCCAAGCGCTTTGATGAGGCTCAGAACACTAAGGCTAGCCTGCGTTACCTGCTGGTGCCGTACTTCACCGTTTCGGACTCGAGCGTGAAAGTGACTGATGAGCAAATTCAGGCCTACATCGACAAAAACAAAGGCCGCTACAAAGTGGAGGATGGCCGCGACATTGAGTACGTAACCATTCCCGTTTCCGCTTCAGTAGAGGACAGCGCCGCCGTACGCAAAAACATCGATGAGCTGGCTACCCAGTTCACTACGGCTCCTAATGACTCGCTATTCGTTAAGCTGAACTCTGACCAGCCCTTCAATGGTGCTTACCTCTCACCGGCCGATATGCCCGAGAAGCTGCGCAACCAGCTGCCTCTGCAGGTAGGTAAAGTATATGGCCCCTTCGCTGAGAATGGCACCTATTCGCTGTTCAAGGTTATGAATCAAAAAGCAGGGGCGCAGGCCGCTGCCCGCGCCAGCCACATCCTCATCAAGCCCGAGGGTACTACGCCCGAGGCTGATGCTGCTGCCAAAGCCAAAGCCACCGATATTCTGAACAAAATCAAAGGAGGTGCTGACTTTGCCGCCATGGCTCGCCAGTACGGTACCGATGGCACCACCGCTACCGGCGGCGACCTGGGCTGGTTCCAGGAAGGCCGCATGGTGCCTGAGTTTGAGAAGGCCGTATTTGGCGCTACTTCAACGGGCCTGCTGCCCGCTCCGGTAAAGACCTCGTTCGGCTACCACATCATCAAGATCACGGCTCCTAAAACCACGCAGACCTACCAAGTGGCTGCCGTGCAGAAGTCCATTCAGCCCACCGACGCTACACGTGACGCCGCTTACCAGAAGGCGCAGCAGCTGAAAGGGGAAGCGGCCGATATCAAGTCGTTCCGTGATGCAGTTGCCAAAGACAAGAGCGTGCAGAAAGTTGAGGCCAAAGGCATCGGCCGCGGCGACCAGTCAGTGAACAACCTACAGGGTGCTCGTCAGCTGGTACGTTGGGCCTACGGTGTGAACCCCGAGGGTGGCGCTGAAACCAAAATCGGCGACGTATCGGAGGTGTTCGAAATCGGTGACCAGTACGTAATTGCCGTATTAACCGGTGAGCGTAACAAAGGCACCGCCGACGTTGCCAGCGTAAAACCTGAAGTATCGGCGCTAGTGCGCAACGACCTCAAGGCCGAGCAGATCATTAAGAAGCTGAATGCTTCGAAGGGCACACTGGAGCAAATTGCTCAGGCCTACGGCAGCAATGCCCAGGTAAAAACCGCCGATAACGTAACGCTGGGAACGGGTCTATTGCCCGGCCTCGGCAACGAGCCCCTGGCAGTAGGTAAAGCCTTCGGCCTGAAGCCCGGCCAGAAATCGGCTCCTTTCCAGGGCGAGCAGGGGGTACTCATTGTAGAGCCCGTGAGCGTGCAGAAGCCAACCACCAATACCGATGTGAAAGCAGTTCGTCAGCAGCTGACGGCTCAGCGCACCGCTCGGGCAGATGGCTTGATCTATGAGGCTGTGAAGGCTCACGCCAACGTGAAAGACAACCGCACCAAATTCTTCTAG
- a CDS encoding tetratricopeptide repeat protein encodes MRCLRPVLLSVVLLTAAAPLHAQQEPEGSAISLAREYVRKGENEKAVYLFGRLRNDEQTAANVLPDYLSSLQALKRYKDAEKLIKRAQRQRPDDPLLGVALGLGYMKAGDEAASQKQFERVVGQLTTAQVVPVAAEFQRASQPEWAVRAYLRGRELANNETEYAPQLIQLYTQAGQQSKVMVETLRLVQDDERQLPFVRNMLQNSIQDDKDFAALEKELLGLVQKNPDRTVYSELLLWLQVQRHDFTGALVQAKALDRRSHTDGQRVLDVAEIARRNKDYESAIQGYEYVVQEYKAPPWYAIARQRLVQTREEQVRNTYPINQAQLQSLLQEYQQVLTDLGRTPETAPVLRSMASLLAFQLDQKPKAIELLNEVINMPRASLDVVDQAKIDLADIFLLQGEPWEATLLYSQVEKSHKDTPLGYDAKLRNARLSYFAGDFKLAQSHLDILKQATSREIANDAMQLSLLITDNTAMDTAGVALRDYASVEQLVFQNKIPEALRGLDALLQKYPGHALQDESWYLKAQLQRRTGDYPGALATLEKITANPKNDVLSDDALFLAASILEDNVQDREKAQQLYNQVLVKFPGSIYVAEARKRFRKLRGDAL; translated from the coding sequence ATGCGCTGCCTTCGTCCTGTTCTGCTTTCCGTTGTTCTCTTAACCGCCGCCGCTCCGTTGCACGCTCAGCAGGAGCCGGAGGGAAGTGCCATTAGCCTGGCCCGCGAGTATGTGCGCAAAGGGGAAAATGAGAAAGCGGTATACCTGTTCGGGCGGCTACGCAACGATGAGCAGACGGCCGCTAACGTGCTGCCCGACTACCTGTCCTCGCTGCAGGCATTGAAGCGCTATAAGGATGCCGAGAAGCTAATTAAGCGCGCCCAGCGCCAGCGCCCCGACGACCCGTTGCTGGGCGTGGCGCTGGGCCTGGGATATATGAAAGCCGGGGATGAAGCCGCCAGCCAGAAGCAGTTTGAGCGGGTGGTAGGCCAGTTGACTACCGCGCAGGTAGTGCCAGTGGCGGCGGAGTTTCAGCGAGCCAGTCAGCCGGAGTGGGCAGTGCGCGCCTACCTGCGCGGCCGCGAGCTAGCTAACAACGAAACGGAATATGCCCCCCAGCTCATTCAGCTTTACACCCAAGCCGGCCAGCAGAGCAAGGTTATGGTGGAAACCCTGCGCCTAGTGCAGGATGATGAGCGGCAGTTGCCCTTCGTGCGCAACATGCTCCAGAACAGTATTCAGGATGACAAAGACTTTGCGGCCCTGGAAAAGGAGTTGCTAGGCCTAGTGCAGAAAAACCCCGACCGTACCGTGTACAGCGAGTTGCTGCTGTGGCTGCAGGTGCAGCGCCACGACTTCACAGGGGCTCTGGTACAAGCCAAAGCCTTGGACCGCCGCAGCCACACCGATGGCCAGCGTGTGCTGGACGTGGCCGAAATTGCCCGCCGCAACAAAGACTACGAAAGCGCTATTCAGGGCTACGAGTATGTGGTGCAGGAGTATAAGGCGCCGCCGTGGTATGCTATTGCCCGCCAGCGCCTCGTGCAAACCCGGGAAGAGCAGGTTCGCAACACGTACCCCATTAATCAGGCCCAGCTGCAGAGCCTGCTGCAAGAGTACCAGCAGGTACTCACCGACCTGGGCCGCACTCCCGAAACGGCCCCTGTGCTGCGCAGTATGGCCTCCTTACTGGCCTTTCAACTAGATCAGAAACCGAAGGCAATCGAGCTTCTTAACGAGGTGATTAACATGCCCCGGGCCAGTCTGGATGTGGTAGATCAGGCCAAAATAGACCTAGCCGATATCTTCCTGCTGCAGGGAGAGCCCTGGGAGGCTACGCTGCTCTACTCGCAGGTAGAGAAGTCGCACAAGGATACGCCGCTGGGCTATGATGCCAAGTTGCGCAATGCTCGCCTAAGCTACTTTGCCGGAGACTTTAAGCTGGCTCAAAGCCATCTTGATATTCTAAAGCAGGCCACCAGTCGCGAAATTGCCAATGATGCTATGCAGCTCAGCCTGCTCATTACGGATAATACGGCTATGGACACCGCCGGCGTGGCTCTGCGTGACTATGCTTCTGTAGAGCAGCTGGTATTTCAGAACAAGATTCCGGAGGCCCTCCGTGGTCTTGATGCGCTGCTGCAGAAGTATCCAGGTCACGCACTGCAGGATGAATCGTGGTATCTGAAGGCCCAGCTGCAGCGCCGCACCGGCGACTATCCTGGCGCCCTGGCTACCCTGGAGAAGATTACCGCCAACCCTAAGAATGATGTGCTCAGCGATGACGCTCTGTTCTTGGCGGCTAGTATTCTGGAGGATAATGTGCAGGACCGGGAGAAGGCCCAGCAGCTCTACAACCAGGTGTTGGTGAAATTCCCCGGCAGCATCTATGTGGCTGAGGCCCGCAAGCGCTTCCGTAAGCTGCGCGGCGACGCCCTCTAG
- the recJ gene encoding single-stranded-DNA-specific exonuclease RecJ encodes MEKRWIRKPAPDPDKVRHLADALRVNEAIISLLCQRKVCTFEEARAYFRPSLDSLPDPLLMRDMDRAVDRLVRALHMGEKVLVFGDYDVDGTTSVALVYSYLRSFFGPERIDYYIPDRYKEGYGVSDAGIDFAADHDYELIIALDCGVKAVEKVAYANQRGVDFIICDHHLPGTELPAAVAVLDPKRADCPYPFKELSGCGVGFKLMQAFTQNQGFPEEPLHELLDLVAVSIAADIVPIVGENRTLAYHGLRLLNDRLHPQRAGLDALRELAGIQNAELNISSLVFGFSPRINAAGRMGDAKRSVAMLLAESTEEAKEKAGVVDKTNQERRGFDTSITKEALEMIEQDAMLRTASTTVLFKQDWHKGVVGIVASRCLDKYYRPTIILTESNGKATGSARSVIGFDVHQAIEECSELLDQFGGHMYAAGLTLPVENVPAFREKFERIVAGRILPEQMIPPVEIDQKIQLSDITPSFFNLLRQMEPFGPGNSNPVFESEKVYVTPDSARIVGNSHLKLTLTQDGRHTVDAIGFGLGEYLEEIQRGQPFSVCYTVEMNEYRGVKTLQLRVKDIRWE; translated from the coding sequence ATGGAAAAAAGATGGATTCGCAAGCCCGCGCCCGACCCCGATAAAGTCCGGCACCTGGCCGACGCTCTCCGCGTCAACGAGGCTATCATTTCCCTGCTGTGTCAGCGTAAGGTGTGTACGTTTGAGGAGGCCCGCGCTTACTTCCGCCCGTCTCTCGACTCCCTGCCCGACCCCCTACTGATGCGCGACATGGACCGCGCCGTTGACCGCCTTGTGCGGGCCCTGCATATGGGGGAGAAGGTGCTGGTTTTTGGCGACTACGACGTAGATGGTACCACCTCAGTAGCACTAGTATACAGCTACCTGCGCTCCTTCTTCGGGCCAGAGCGTATTGACTACTACATTCCTGACCGTTACAAGGAAGGGTATGGCGTATCAGATGCCGGTATTGATTTTGCCGCCGACCATGACTACGAACTGATTATTGCCCTCGATTGCGGCGTGAAAGCCGTGGAGAAGGTGGCCTACGCCAACCAGCGGGGTGTTGATTTTATCATCTGCGACCACCACTTACCTGGCACTGAGCTGCCCGCTGCCGTAGCCGTGCTGGACCCCAAGCGTGCCGACTGCCCGTATCCGTTCAAAGAGCTATCGGGGTGCGGCGTGGGTTTCAAGCTGATGCAGGCGTTCACCCAAAACCAAGGGTTCCCGGAAGAGCCGCTGCATGAGCTGCTAGACTTGGTAGCGGTAAGTATTGCCGCCGACATTGTGCCCATTGTGGGGGAGAATCGTACCCTGGCCTACCACGGCCTGCGCCTGCTCAATGACCGCCTACACCCTCAGCGGGCCGGGCTGGACGCCTTGCGGGAGTTGGCTGGTATTCAGAACGCTGAGCTCAACATCAGCAGCTTGGTATTCGGCTTTTCGCCGCGCATTAATGCTGCCGGTCGCATGGGCGACGCCAAGCGCTCGGTGGCCATGCTGCTGGCTGAGAGCACCGAGGAAGCCAAGGAAAAAGCAGGCGTGGTAGACAAAACCAACCAAGAGCGCCGCGGCTTTGATACCAGCATCACCAAAGAGGCGCTGGAGATGATTGAACAGGATGCCATGCTGCGCACCGCCAGTACCACCGTGCTGTTTAAGCAGGACTGGCACAAGGGCGTGGTAGGTATTGTGGCCTCGCGCTGCCTGGATAAGTATTACCGCCCTACCATCATCCTGACGGAGAGCAACGGCAAAGCCACTGGCTCGGCCCGCTCAGTAATTGGCTTTGATGTGCACCAAGCCATTGAAGAGTGCTCTGAGCTGCTTGATCAGTTTGGAGGGCACATGTACGCCGCCGGCCTCACGCTGCCTGTAGAGAATGTGCCGGCCTTCCGCGAGAAGTTTGAGCGTATTGTGGCCGGCCGCATTCTGCCCGAGCAGATGATTCCGCCGGTAGAAATTGACCAGAAGATACAGCTCAGCGACATTACCCCCAGCTTCTTCAATTTGCTCCGGCAGATGGAGCCCTTCGGCCCCGGTAATTCCAACCCAGTATTTGAGTCGGAGAAGGTGTATGTGACGCCTGACTCAGCTCGTATTGTGGGTAACTCTCACCTCAAGCTCACGCTCACCCAGGATGGCCGTCACACCGTGGATGCCATTGGTTTTGGGCTGGGCGAGTACTTAGAGGAAATCCAGCGGGGCCAGCCATTTAGCGTGTGCTACACCGTGGAAATGAATGAGTACCGCGGCGTAAAAACGCTGCAGCTCAGGGTAAAAGACATTCGTTGGGAGTAG
- a CDS encoding DoxX family protein: MNYRKISRAVLAFLFIGAGVLHFVNPAPFARIVPPYLPAPLLLVYVSGLAELAGGLGLLLPATRRVAGYGLIALLIAVFPANVYMLQAQGAGMAVPVWALWVRLPLQLVLLAWVWWSTRPTLRR; the protein is encoded by the coding sequence ATGAATTACAGGAAAATCAGTCGCGCCGTATTAGCCTTCTTATTCATTGGTGCGGGGGTTCTGCACTTTGTTAACCCCGCTCCTTTTGCACGCATTGTGCCTCCTTATTTGCCAGCCCCTCTCTTACTCGTGTATGTGAGCGGCCTGGCAGAACTGGCCGGTGGCCTAGGCCTCTTATTGCCCGCTACGCGGCGGGTAGCTGGTTACGGACTTATTGCCCTGCTAATAGCTGTATTTCCGGCCAACGTTTACATGCTGCAGGCACAAGGAGCGGGCATGGCGGTGCCCGTATGGGCCCTATGGGTGCGGCTACCACTGCAGCTAGTACTGCTTGCGTGGGTGTGGTGGAGTACTCGGCCAACCTTGCGCCGTTGA